In Streptococcus respiraculi, one DNA window encodes the following:
- a CDS encoding Rrf2 family transcriptional regulator, whose product MQISSRFTIATHILVLLGLEGETTKVTSDYLAGSVGVNPVIIRNVLSQLKAAKLVAIARGTGGAKIVQAFEQISLYDIYEAVDSLGKSGQLFGFHDNPNPDCNVGRSIHAVLDGRLEEAQKALEHQLRQTTLADLVREAQEKSRLGGNRI is encoded by the coding sequence ATGCAGATTTCAAGCCGTTTTACCATTGCAACTCATATCTTGGTACTCTTGGGTCTTGAGGGAGAGACGACCAAGGTGACGAGTGACTATTTAGCAGGTAGCGTAGGGGTCAATCCTGTAATTATTCGCAATGTCCTGTCTCAGCTTAAGGCAGCAAAGCTAGTTGCGATTGCCAGGGGGACAGGAGGAGCAAAGATTGTCCAAGCATTTGAACAGATTAGCCTCTATGATATCTATGAAGCGGTCGATAGTTTGGGCAAGTCGGGTCAGCTCTTTGGCTTTCATGACAATCCTAATCCTGATTGCAATGTGGGGCGAAGCATCCATGCTGTCTTAGATGGTCGCTTAGAGGAAGCTCAAAAAGCCTTGGAACATCAACTTCGTCAAACAACACTGGCTGACTTAGTCCGTGAAGCACAAGAAAAAAGTCGTTTAGGAGGAAATAGGATTTGA